Within Topomyia yanbarensis strain Yona2022 chromosome 2, ASM3024719v1, whole genome shotgun sequence, the genomic segment attgtaatctAGCaaatgttttaatgaatcaattttggggataatacttctgcagttccactgtaaaacagtgatcagatccgtgatCGATCGCTTCAAGGCCATttttcagtcaactgtttcggagaggatcggtaatgttgaaagctgtgaatatatCCACAATgccagaaaatttaaggaatcccgttttaggttgagtttctgactgtaaaattggagcacttgggatttttggtgccccggggagtgctgggaactcctggttgtatctcaatttcccaaaaccagcaagtattatcttcggatttgtggcagcacttccagttgatgaattatttttattttgtacccttgtttgggacaacctagaaCCCTTAcaaggaagttcaggtgagttttgattaggtcttttcctagagtttcccagcagagccaaagaatgcccctcgcaagggtcgttagaggcgttatcgtcagttgtcAAGAGAgtgaatgggttttcggagataagtggaaccgCTCTTTTGTACCGTGTAAGTCCCCGACACTTGCTTACGGATCGTCTCTATATCAGGGGAATAAAACGCGAACGAtaacaattaaaacaaactATATTTTATCGAACACATTAAAAGCACGGTACAACTTTATACAGGACGTAAACAAACTGAAACTCACAACCACAAAAACATTTCATTGATGCGCTTATCAGGCATCACACATTGACAGCTATGCTGCCGAGTTAGAGCCTAGCGCTGAACGGGGTACTAATTAATACACCGCGATAGGGTTGTCCTCAACATCTCCCCTCTTAATAAAGGTGGTACGGATCAAACCTGTTCGGCGGTCTTCGGGTTCGTGAAGAACGTCTAGGTAGATTTAACACGGATTCGACTTCGATGGCGGATTCGAATTCAGTTGATGTTGTTGATGTCGATGACGTTGATGGGAAAGCCGAGACTTCCTGCTGTGGTGTAGACGACGCAAGCGCCGGCACTGAACCTAGCAAGGTATGCtcgtgactggagacaggtgataATTCAGATCCGCTCGCAACAAGGGACGGTGCTGGCGTGCCAGAAGATTGATTTGGTAGATTCCAGGCACCCAACAGGATGTCGAGCGGTAACGAATACTGACGAGAGGTGGCTTGATTGGCAGGTTGCTTTGGTATCGAGTCGACAGCTAGGCGACTCCGGAGTTGGTTGATATGGGAACGCAGCATTCGGCGATCATCGACCCATACGTTATACATCACGTCTCCTATTTTTTCGATGATTGTTCCAGGAGCCCACTTCCAACCGTTACGGCCATAAAGCTTAGCGTAAATCGAATCGTTCCGGCTGAAGAACCTCGGTTTTGTGTGATCGTCCGACGGTGCCACTGGAGTTCGTACCGTTGGGGGACGTAGCAGCTCGAGACAGGTGCGTATTTTGCGACCAAACATGACCTCGGACGGCGACTTTTGGTCTGGCAGTGCCCGGTTGGGTGTACTTCGGTACGTTAACAGGAATATGTCTAACGCTTGCTGTATCGATCCTCTCCCCTCTTGAATTTTTGTAACAGCCCTTTTGAACGTGTCAACAAATCGTTCAGCTTGGCCATTTGATTGTGGATGAAACGGAGCAGTTGTGAGGTGTTCGATGCCGTTTGAGGCGCAGAAATCTGCGAATTCAGCGCTCGTGAATTGGGTTCCGTTGTCGCTGACTAGTGTAACAGGCATACCCAACCGAGCAAACAACCCACCGAGAATGCTGATGGTTGCCGCCGAGGTTATACGGGACGTTTGAATGATTTCTGGCCACTTGGAGAAGGAGTCGACGGCGATCAGGTAATATTCGCCTTCGATTGGACCGGCATAATCCACGTGGACGCGCTGCCACGGAGCGGTCTGCTTGGGCCACGGCACCGGTGAAGAGTGAGGAGGTGACCTGGCTACGGCCGCACAGTGTTGGCATGCCTTGACGAAGTTGACGATGTCAGCATCCAAACTGGGCCAATACACGTAGCTTCGAGCGAGGGCCTTCATACGCTGCATACCAGGATGGCCACAATGGAGCTGTTCGAGGCATCGCTTGCGATGGAGCGACGGGATGACGAGCCGTTCGGCAAACATGATGCACCCATCTACCACGGAGAGTGATTCCTGTCTGGCATGGAATCGCTGGATGTCGGATTCTGAATGTTCAGATTGCGGCCAACCGTGCTGAATGTGATGGTAGACTTTTCGGAGCAGTGGATCTGCTTGGGTGCTTTGTGCGACGGCTCTGAAATTGAGAGGCAAAGCTTTAACTGTATGAGATACTACCGACCTGAGGTCCTCTTCCAGGTTGATGCTGGCGATGATATAGTCCTCATCGGGTTTGACGTGCTGGTTGATCAACCTCGAGAGTAAGTCTGCGTCGCCGAACTTGTGGGTGGGCACGTACTCGATGTCAAAATCGTAGAGCAGTAGATTGAGCGCAAATCGTTGGAGGCGGTTGGCTGTGTAGACCGGTATTCCCTTTTTAGATCCAAATATACGGAGCAAAGGCTGGTGGTCGGTTTTCAAACGAAAGTGCCGTCCGAAGAGCATTTTGTGAAACTTCGTGACGGCGAAGACGATAGCTAAACCTTCACGATCCGGTTGGCTGTAGCCTTGTTCAGCTTTTGTGAGTGCTCTGGAAGCATGTTGGACGACTTTGATTGTGCCGTCGGGGAACTTGTGGCTAATCGTTGCCCCGAGCCCAACGGAAGAAGCGTCGGCAGAGACAATGATCTCCCGCTTCGGATCATAATGTGTGAGAAGTAGATCCGAGGAGAGTATTTGTTTGAAGTGCTCGAACGCTCTCTGGCACTCATCAGTCCACTGGAACTTCGCATCGTCCTTGAGAAGGTTGTCCAGCGGATATCGTAACTTGCGCATATTGGGAACAAACTTGCCGTAGTAGTTGATAGCCCCCAAAAATGATTGCACACCAGATACATCGGTTGGAGGCGGCAGCTTGGATATCACTTCGATTTTGGCCGGATCTGGACGTAATCCGCGACTGTCGACAATAAGACCCACATACTGCACTTGCTGCTTGCGGAAGGTGCATTTACCGACTCGAATGGTGAACCCGAAATCCTGAATTCGTTTTAGAACAGCCCGCAAATTGCGATCGTGGTCTTCTTCAGTTTTTCCGCCGACGATGACGTCATCGAGGTAGCCACACGTGCACTGCAGACCGGCTAGCATTGTATCGATGAGCTGCTGGAAGGCACCAGGTGCGATCTTCACACCTGGCGGGAGGCGGTTGTAGGAGTAGAGGCCACGATGCGTATTGATGGTTAGCAACTTACGGTACTGTTCGTCGACTTCCACCTGCAAGAAAGCGTCGGACAAATCGATCTGGCTGAACACCTTACAGTTAGTCAGCTTGGCGAAGATATCGTCCGGTAGGGGAAGTGGATACTGATTTGGTTGGAGCGCAGCGTTAAGCCCCGTGGAATAGTCTCCACAAATTCGAATGGAACCATTGGCTTTACGGACGACAACGATCGGAGCAGCCCACTCCGAATATTCGACTGGGGTGAT encodes:
- the LOC131685955 gene encoding uncharacterized protein K02A2.6-like, which codes for MDTFCCHVSGSPAAPTALQSIFPNVFTDQLGLCSKTKVKLELKKSVRPVFCPKRPVAYAMYDAVDQELDRLENLNIITPVEYSEWAAPIVVVRKANGSIRICGDYSTGLNAALQPNQYPLPLPDDIFAKLTNCKVFSQIDLSDAFLQVEVDEQYRKLLTINTHRGLYSYNRLPPGVKIAPGAFQQLIDTMLAGLQCTCGYLDDVIVGGKTEEDHDRNLRAVLKRIQDFGFTIRVGKCTFRKQQVQYVGLIVDSRGLRPDPAKIEVISKLPPPTDVSGVQSFLGAINYYGKFVPNMRKLRYPLDNLLKDDAKFQWTDECQRAFEHFKQILSSDLLLTHYDPKREIIVSADASSVGLGATISHKFPDGTIKVVQHASRALTKAEQGYSQPDREGLAIVFAVTKFHKMLFGRHFRLKTDHQPLLRIFGSKKGIPVYTANRLQRFALNLLLYDFDIEYVPTHKFGDADLLSRLINQHVKPDEDYIIASINLEEDLRSVVSHTVKALPLNFRAVAQSTQADPLLRKVYHHIQHGWPQSEHSESDIQRFHARQESLSVVDGCIMFAERLVIPSLHRKRCLEQLHCGHPGMQRMKALARSYVYWPSLDADIVNFVKACQHCAAVARSPPHSSPVPWPKQTAPWQRVHVDYAGPIEGEYYLIAVDSFSKWPEIIQTSRITSAATISILGGLFARLGMPVTLVSDNGTQFTSAEFADFCASNGIEHLTTAPFHPQSNGQAERFVDTFKRAVTKIQEGRGSIQQALDIFLLTYRSTPNRALPDQKSPSEVMFGRKIRTCLELLRPPTVRTPVAPSDDHTKPRFFSRNDSIYAKLYGRNGWKWAPGTIIEKIGDVMYNVWVDDRRMLRSHINQLRSRLAVDSIPKQPANQATSRQYSLPLDILLGAWNLPNQSSGTPAPSLVASGSELSPVSSHEHTLLGSVPALASSTPQQEVSAFPSTSSTSTTSTEFESAIEVESVLNLPRRSSRTRRPPNRFDPYHLY